A region from the Neofelis nebulosa isolate mNeoNeb1 chromosome Y, mNeoNeb1.pri, whole genome shotgun sequence genome encodes:
- the LOC131503531 gene encoding LOW QUALITY PROTEIN: coiled-coil domain-containing protein 71L-like (The sequence of the model RefSeq protein was modified relative to this genomic sequence to represent the inferred CDS: inserted 2 bases in 1 codon; deleted 2 bases in 1 codon): protein MLEFEILLQQWPLSIFDDDKDWVEDERPHILSSMKRQRRWPLAALAPAAGGGASSAAGGAALEPPEERVVYMRATVQLSPAHSTKALIDAFKLFLPHSTEFRSSDAELWSYLCRLKHQFSPHILCSKDVYGYXSLLTLAPDPRHQPPEAHLQTRPPAARQRRHGARTVALGQRKVPPPPPPSREDSSPRKPAASWPYSGVRTLEESGRAATPTLTTFPTIRVVGDMWVESSLPEALRQARQVLGVNLEPVVRLRRFPVPGREMRATAARPLSPRTGQRIIWCEISVTLLLLCPSLDGKILVDTMAGNTEAANHTSAGSVGAAGQLQLLSCRLPAVHAS, encoded by the exons CGGCCTCACATCCTGAGCAGCATGAAGAGGCAGAGGCGCTGGCCCCTGGCGGCCCTGGCCCCAGCCGCTGGGGGAGGAGCCTCTAGCGCTGCAGGAGGGGCCGCGCTGGAGCCGCCTGAGGAGAGGGTGGTGTACATGCGG GCAACCGTCCAACTGTCGCCGGCACACAGCACCAAGGCGCTGATCGACGCTTTCAAGCTATTCCTGCCCCATAGCACGGAGTTCAGGAGCTCCGACGCGGAGCTCTGGAGCTACCTCTGCCGCCTCAAGCACCAGTTCTCCCCCCACATCCTGTGCAGCAAGGACGTCTATGGCTA CTCCCTCCTGACCCTGGCCCCGGACCCCCGGCACCAGCCCCCCGAGGCCCACCTCCAGACGCGCCCGCCAGCTGCCAGGCAGAGGCGCCACGGAGCCCGGACGGTGGCGCTCGGCCAGAGGAAGGTGCCGCCCCCGCCTCCGCCGTCCCGCGAGGATAGCAGCCCCCGCAAACCCGCGGCCTCCTGGCCCTACTCCGGGGTCCGCACCCtggaggagagtgggagggcggccaccccgacgttgaccaccttccccaccatTCGCGTAGTAGGCGACATGTGGGTCGAGAGCAGCCTGCCAGAAGCGCTACGCCAGGCGCGCCAAGTCCTGGGAGTGAACCTGGAACCCGTGGTGAGACTCCGCCGCTTCCCAGTGCCTGGGCGTGAGATGCGGGCCACCGCCGCACGACCTCTAAGCCCCAGGACGG gacAGAGAATCATCTGGTGTGAAATCTCAGTGACCCTTCTTCTTTTGTGTCCCTCACTGGACGGCAAGATCCTCGTGGACACCATGGCAGGTAACACGGAAGCGGCCAATCACACGTCTGCAGGTTCTGTGGGAGCCGCTGGGCAGCTCCAGCTTCTGTCCTGCCGCCTACCAGCTGTGCATGCATCCTGA